GATGAAGGTGGCCCTCTTCTTTTGCAGCTCCGCTGAGAAATCAGGAAATAGTGATATATTCGCGCCTTCATGTTTAATATCCCGCTTGTTTCTTGCTTGCCCTAAGATCAGATCTCTGTCCTTCCAATTAAGCAGCCGCGCCAGCAGGGGCCTAGGGGGAGCCCCAGGGGGGGAGGCCTGGCGGGGACCCGGTGAGCTCGCTCAACTGTGTAGGCGCCGGAGAATGGCGCATCAGGGAACTGTGCCTTGAACCAGAGCTCCAGGAAAGTAGCCGGGTCTGAGCCTTCCGCCCTCTCAGGTAGCCCCAGGATCCTTACGTTATTGCGCCTGGCCCTGTTTTCGAGGTCGTCGCATTTTTGCTGCCATAGGCCAACAGACCTCTCCACAGCCTGCAGCCTGCCTGCTAGCGGCCTGGTAAAGTCCTCCAGAGCAGAGACCCTGTCCTCCGTGTGGCGCACCCGTTCTCTGAGCTGCTGCACGTCCTGTCTGAGAAGGCCCAGATCCACCTTCACCTCCTCAATCTTACAGGTAAGGGACGTCTGGCAGGTAGAAATCGCGGAGAGGAGCTGATGAGAAACAGTCTTAAGTGTCACCTCCGGCTCCTCCACTCCCTCCGCTTCCGTCTGCAGCGCTGCCTGACCTCTCGTCACCGCCGCCCGCGGCGTAGCAGGACCAGCGGCGCCATTTTGGGCCTCTTGCCGGACATATTCTTTCAGCTTTTCAGCCGCCGATTGTGCCTTGCTGGGACCCATGTCAGTCCTCCCAGGTCTTTTCTTCCTTCTCTGCACCTGCCACTCGTCCTTCTGTGCAGCCAGAATGTCAGGATGCTGAAGGATTTAGATCGGGGTACGGAGCAGAGCTCAAGTGCGTGCGCTCATGTCGGCagttagccacgccccccccctcacttacaatgtaagtcaatggggacggatccgttttcactgacacaatatggtgcaattgaaaacggatcagcctcccattgactttcaatgtaagtcgaaAAAGGATCTGTTTGctttatcatgaaaaaaaaatggtaatgcaaacggatccgttctgaacggatacaagcgtttgcattataggtgcggatccgtctgtgcagataccagacggatccgcacctaacgcaggtgtgaaagtagccctagagTGTATTCATAAGCCCAGGAAACTGGGccaaaattcactttttttttaatctaaagcATGATCTGTCCTGCCTGCGTGAATGCAGCCTAAATCCTGAATGGCATTGACCATAATAACATTTTGCACTTCTAACCCTTATGTCCGTTTTGAACAGGTCCTTGCAGAATCAAACCCTGCACGCTTAGGCCCTTTGTGGAGATGGTTTGATGAACTTTACACCCTGCTTGATCTGCTTCTCCAGCAGCACTACCTGTCGTGGGCCAGTTCCTCCTTTTCAGAGCACTTCTATGGACTAAAGAGAGTATCCATGGCAAACAGCAATGGGCAGCGCACACTGCAACGGAAGGAGTACTGGGGATCCCTCTTGCTGCTGGTGCTTGTACCTTATCTACGGGTGAAGCTGGAGAAATTCGTTAACAGGCTGCGAGAGGAAGAAGATTATTCAATCCAAAACCCAACGTCCTTCAGTAAGAGATGTTATAGGGCAATTCTTGCATCCTACCCCTTTGTGAAACTGTCCTGGGAAGGATGTTTTCTTCTATATCAGCTGAGATATATTCTGTGGAACACAAGCCATCACTCACCGCTGCTCCGCTTGGCTGGAGTGCAGCTCGCTAGACTTACGCTGGAGGATTTACAAGCCATGGATGCTACTGCAGAAAAGATCGCCTCAACACAGTCTGCTCTTGGGTAAGTTAAGTGGAACCAGTTAGTTCATtctgtttaagggctcattcgattttgcggaacaggtgcggaaccattaatttcaatggggccgcataagatgtggagagcacaccgtAGACATATATGGTGGGTGCCCTACAAAAGGTCCATCTGGCTTGGAAGTTGTACAGAGATGTTATAGGGTACACATAGACGTCTatgcagggtggatttgatttaatgGCAGCCCCATGTAgagccccggtatgtcaccggatctcccaaaaatgcctttgccctgcacaatttagcgcagagcaaaggagagcatcggagcatgaggctgccggggtgaaaatggagggatgtccgggttcagctctgaacccggacaaccccgttaaggtctttttctcaactctgttcatgttataacatttttgttgtgaagaagaggcatgtgatctctgctgagtcagattcagttttgagaactgcaaaagtaaaccaagcatctgtgataatatcttgtaggcaaagaaactgcccaataatcttacaaaaacctctggaagagcatgacattgtgaatggattaataattaatggaatttatttaccaaaaaatgtaacatatacagccttattctacatacttaaaaaacaaatctttatttcatgattgaataacctttggatggtaatatattttcctccaaaaagcattttatatataaaaaaaaatctgatttaaataaaaaaaaatctgatttaaaaaaaaaaatccgatataaaataaatcattgatttttatctacCCCGTTTCTATGCCTTTtgtagttggaaaaaaaaaagtgattgcagtctttttgttcatttatttttttattttttattttttttatccatttctaGGTTTGATGTAACattgttttttctcttttctctccAGTGTGGGCAGCGTACTGAAGAAAGTTCTCGGCGGAGTGTCTATGACATTATCTTCCAGCCTATCTCTGGGCGTGTTCTTCCTGCAGTTTCTAGAGTGGTGGTACTCAGCCGAAAACCAGGAGACTGTTAAGTCTCTGAGTTCATTGCCAGcccccactgctcccattcattttgaCCTGGAAACATATTCCCCTCTGTTACCAAAACTAAAGACTGTTTGCCCACTTTGTCGTAAAGTAAGAGTTAACGATACAGCTCTTGGCACCTCAGGTTATGTCTTCTGCTACCGCTGTGCTTATTACTATGTGAAAAATCACCAGCGCTGTCCAGTAAGTGGCTACCCAACTGAGGTGCAGCATCTAATACGGCTCTACACCCCCGATGGCTAGACCAAGATTGGAGAAATACTGTAGACTTTGGGAGCCAACTAGACCACTCCAGAAGCCGATCCAACTTTCAGTAGCCTGGCAATAGAGAACAACCAACAAAGTTGGCCACCATTAGCAAGTGTTTAGGCCCATAGGCTCCTGGGATTTGTCCAGCACTATGTTAGACGTAGGCAGAACCACATCAAGAGCTGCAGTGATGGGAACTACAGTATCATTAAGGCACTAAAATGTAGTTAAGACTGCTGTGATTTCTGTGAAAAATCATAATAAGCTATTCAACATCTCATAATAGAGTATAGATGCCGAGTTCTGGTTGAAGCTTTATAACAGAGGGACTGACAATGATTTCTCGACATGGATTTACCTCCTACCAACATGTAGAATGTGAAATAGATGAATGACAATGTGCAAATCAGTGATAGAAAGTTTTCCCAGTTGTCCTTTTAATTTCAGATCACTAATGGAAAATATCAGTATTTACAATGATTTACTGTGATTTATAGGGGCAATACGCCAACATAAACTGTGAAGAACATTCTAGTAGACTGTGCTAATATCAGTGGATTTGTTCAAATGTGGTTAAACATAAAAGCTGCTCTGGAAAAGCAACATTTGCATCCAGCAGTTTGACAAGACATGAGCATCATGCATGTCGTGCGTCAGGGTTGAGCACCAAGCTCTTGCTGGTGACAGCAGAAAATGGCCATACACCATCAGCAGAtgttggccaacagctattttTTTCTAACACCCATGCTTGTCTCGGCTAAATATGCATGTcttcaatggggagaggggaataagctgctgccagatatGTCTAGAAACAACTGGTGAAACAAAGGATTGAGATTGCTGAAACCCAACATGTCCAGCCCTTATTTCGCCCCCTTCTGCTTCAGGGAAGAGTCCAAACACCTCCATACATATTACATAGTTGGCCAATCCCACCAAGATTGTCAGGTTCAGACAACTTTCGTTTAATGGTTATgggaagtagagatgagcgaatttcatattttgaaattctttcacgcttcgtttggtaaaaggtgaattgcgttatggattccgttaccacgcctttagaggcattccgttattcattccatcataatagaagtctatgggctgcaaaacagattcgttccgtttccgttatgcaggggagtcctctcctgcatagcaGGAtgtatccgttttgcagcccatagacttctattatgacggaatgaataatggaatgcctctaaaggcattccatcgtagaattgcgttatggcccgtggtaacggaatccataacgcaatttaccttttaccagtaaacgaagcgtgaaagaatttcataacctgaaattcgctcatctctaatgggaaccttaaaggggttgtaccactaaaaatattctacatttttttcaaagcagcacctggatctaaatacttttgtgttTCCCTgtgatttaaaaatgtattatagctactgagttatttacTGAAATCTatttgtatggcgccacctgccgTTTActcttttcttatttctctgtcctgctcactgagatggccgcacatgctcagttccatccttcagctgccactaGCTACAGCAGACGggacatgccctctgagaaaAGTCATGCCCCCTAaggtgccagcttgaaataaatctagaggaacaattggagcaatgaatggggagatcaccAGCTAAGTAGATtacattttcaaaaattttacaCAATGTGGAAATTTTCCATGCAGAAATTACAGTATATCATTCAGTGCCGATTTCACCCTTTGCCATAGAAACAGTGAAATCCACGTCAATATCCGTGAGAAAGTCTGCATGTAACAAATGCAGATTGTGGTGTGGTTTTGGCATGGAAACCCTGTAGGAACTACACTGCCTTGTGTGCATCTGACGCCTACATACAGGTTCTACCAGAATTTGTGTGTACATATGGAGTCTGATGGAGAATAATACAATTTGGTTTTGTGTTGTATTACTACTGAATCTGGTGTATGAAATTAGAGGCATATGGAGATACAGTAGAGAGCTCATGCAACTCTACGAATATTATTACAACTCTATACAAAATGAAGCTTTAACGCCGATGTGTGCATGAAGTTTTAGTCAGTTTGTACTTAGCCGTAGTAGTATTATGGAAGTGTATGGCCTTTCATTTTACCTCTATATGTCTCTAATTTTATATAGAGGGGTATTTTCTTGTATTAAACAAGACAACCTAGACAAATTTAGCATctgaaaaaaaataaccacatgcTGGCTGCATAATGAAAAATAAACTGGTTTCATTGTGTAGTACTCCTAAACACCAGTAGAGGTCCCCATTAATACCAACAAGATGTTTTAGAGACATTTTCAGCTTGCGCATTTATTGCATTTTACATTtcaggatatgctataaatggcTGATAGGTTCAGGTCTCACCCGGAGAACGAGGGTCCATCAGTGACATTTGTTCAGTGATTTACAACTGCAGCTTTCACCATAGGGCTCAATCGTCTCAAAGTCCATGGAGCTGCTCAGAGAACAGCGCACAGCATGCCCCTTCATCtgatttttagttttatttttattttatttttttaaattgcatttttttctcaGTTGTGCTCTTAATTTATTAAACGTAGTGCAACCATCTACAATTGATGCATAAACAATTTATAGGGTATATGTATTCCCCTAAGGGGCTTACGCAGAGTGGAAAGTAATTTCCATTGGTCCAGGCACAGTATaagattcaaaaaaaataaaaaggtcaaATGATCAAACTGTTTCAGGTCCAGCTCcaaggttccccccccccccctggaccaGAAGTGTGACATCTCGTCAACATGCACATCTCTGCGGCTGGCCAATCAATGGTCTCAGTCATTACATGCTGTGTTTATTGTTGCAGCAGGGACGTCACACTTCCCGTTCAGCACTCCAATACAGGAGGAATCGTTTTTTATTTTACTCTGCCCGACCCAATGAAAATGACTTTCCACTCTCCGACAACCCCTTCAATGATATCTGCTAAATGTAAACAGATCTTGTAACAAATGTTCTTGGCCGCTTGTAACAACTGAAAATTTctccttttatataaaaaaaaaaatttccattgATTTATGGTATATGTAAATGATCATCCTCTGACATGTTTTTCTGTCCTGTATcgctaaatgaaaaaaataaaatatataaaaggacCATGGGCCACATTTACAAAAGACTGGCCTTTCATACTGAAATGTCCATTGGCGTTAAATGGGCcaaattttgcagacaagaatagcacatgctctatatttccaggacgtccctccatgacagtacccactggaggatgtcctattggatctctgtagggacaggaagcgtgagaggttaaaaggcccctcccctaccctcccaccagtgttcttcctgtccctacagggataggAGCAGTGAGTGGATCCCTGCTAAATGTAGGGAGCAAACACTAGGCCGAGGCTGGTCGGGGGGCTCTTgcctctcctcttcagcctccgtgAGGCCTAAAAGCCAGCACCCCTCTGGGAAGGGGTCCCCTAGCTTGTCcggtaccttttttttttcctgaagcaGGCCGCAGGTACCTGGACGCTGAGCGGCTTCTCCGACGGAGCTCTGCGCTCAGCAGCGGCTCCGCCCTCCTCGATGACGCGATcggcatcacttcctgtgcgacccggaagtgacgcgtccaagatggcggcgcgcATACATGCTGGAGGCCTCGGTTTGGGGCCTCGCATGTGGGGTTGATTTTTCTATGGAAGAGTCCCCCAGAAGAGGAGGCGGTCCCGGCGGCGATGAGGGGAGGGCCTGTAAGGTAGGAACCTTATTTAAATGCTATGATGTGTGCTTAAGTGGCGGTTGCATCATGGAGGCCCAAGGTGTGAGCAAGCTAGATGCGGTAGCTGACCCCCTCGTCCAGAGTAATGTAAGTAGTATCCGGCTGGCAGGTGTATAGTTCCCCCTAGGCTGGTTTTTATATCTCCTTCTCCCCCTATTAAGGTGGAAAAGGAGGCGGGACATAGACCGCATGGAGACACCAAGAAAAAAGCTAAGAAGTGTGCGACATGCACAAAAAAGCTGTCTGAGTCGTATAGAAAGGCCCTCTGCATGGATTGCTTAGCAAGGATCCTGAAGGAAGAACAACCATCCTTCCTGGAAGAGCTGAGAACCATCATCAGGGAGGAAGTACAGGCGGCCGGAATGAATCAGCCCCCTTCTCTTCCAGTTCCCGCTTCCCCTCCGTCCAAGCGTACCAGGGTACACTTAGTATCGGATTCAGAGGAAGAAACCGGGTACCCTTCAGACGATCTGGAGGATCAGATCCCCCCTTCGGTGTCGGAGGAGCCTAGGAAATACCTGTTTTCCTCGGATCAGCTGGACTCGCTCCTTACTGCAGTAAGGCAGACCATGGCAGTTGAGGAGGAGGAGCCGAAACGTTCTATACAGGGCGAGATGTTCGGCGGATTAAGGGCCAGGAAAAGAAAGATTTTCCCGGTGAATTCTTACCTTCAAGATCGGATCAAAGATGAATGGGAAGAAGGTGACAAAAAACTCTATATTCCCAGGGAATTCAAGAGCAGACTGGCCTTCAATCCAGAGTGGACCGGAAAATGGATGGACTCCTGAAGAAGGCCTGGGAATCCTCAGCGGCCACTATTAATGCTAACATTTCAGCAACCTCAGTAGCTCGAGCAATGTGCTTATGGCTGGAGCAACTGGAGGAGCATCTCAAGATGAAGACCTCCAGGGAGGAAATTCTTGAGTCCTTACCCTTATTAAAATTTGCTGCATCCTTCATGGCGGACGCCTCAGCAGAGTCCATTCGTTTCGCTGCCAGGAACGACGCTCTTACGAACACTGTAAGACGGGCCCTCTGGCTCAAATCCTGGACAGGAGACATTGGCTCTAAAAACAAATTATGCGCAATTCCCTTCACCGGAACATACCTTTTCGGCCAGGTCCTCGATTCCATTTTGGAAAGCGCAGCCGACAAAAAGAAAGGGTTTCCggaggaaaaagcaaaaaagccTGTGCAGCCCTTTCGTAAGACCTCCAAACAGTATACACCCTCAGAGAGAGGGAAAGGTAAAACAGGTATATGGAGCTACCCTAAAGGAGGGAGAGGTAGAGGTTTCCTCTTCAATCCCAACTCAGGCCCAAGTAAGCAATGACATCAGGCCAGTAGGGGGCAGGCTCCGCTTATTTTGGGAATCCTGGACTCAGATTACCCAAAACCAGTGGATCCTAAAAACCATCCGAGAAGGGGTAAAATTAGATTTCCGTGGTCCTCCCCCGGAAAGATTCCTGGTTACAAAAGTCCATTCGGTGAGTCAGCAGAATCAATTAGGTCTGGACGTGCAGAAGCTACTAAAATTAAATGCTATCGTCCAGGTTCCGGAAAATCAGAAATTTCTGGGTCATTACTCaagtctctttctaataaagaaaCCGGACGGATCCTACAGGACAATTATCAATTTGAAGTCCCTGAACAAATCAATAACCTATCACaagttcaagatggaatccaTAAAGTCGGCAATTCCGTTGATTTCAGAGGGAGACCTTCTATGCACCTTGGACCTGAAGGATGCGTATTACCACATCCCGATTCACCCCCTACACCAGAAATatctcaggtttgcagtcattcaGGAGGGGACGGTCCTTCATTATCAATTCCAGTGTCTCCCCTTTGGAATCTCTTCAGCCCCTCGAATCTTTACAAAAGTCATCACGGAAATTGTGGCGCATTTGAGAAAGCAGCAAATAAGGATTGTTCCATACTTGGACGATTTTCTTCTTATGGCCAACACGAAACAAAATCTAGAGGGCAGTATTCATCAGACCTTAGCCCTCTTCAAGGATCTAGGTTgggtgataaattaccccaaatccgACCTGGTACCAAACACCAAAAAACAGTTCTTAGGGGTTCTCTTGGACACAGAAAGTCAGTTCTCCTTCCTTCCAGAATCCAAACAGGAGACGATAAGGAGGAAGATATTGGCCTTCCAGAAACAGAAGGGTCATACTTTAAGGGAGGCAATGAAGATCCTTGGCCTAATGACTTCATGCATCTCAGTGGGCCCAGTTCCATTCCAGGAGCCTACAGTCCGCAGTGCTGGCAGCTTGGGACAGGGATCATCAGTCCTTAGACTCGAAGGTAACACTTACAAAGCGGTGTCTAGATTCTCTATCCTGGTGGACCAATCCCGGAAACCTAAAGAAGGGGGTTGCCTGGAACCTCTCTCCTTCTATAGTCATCACCACGGATGCAAGCCAGTGGGGTTGGGGGGCCCATCTGGAAGGACATGTCTTCCAGGGCAAATGGTCCACCCTGGACAGCCGCAGATCGTCAAACTACAGGGAGCTGAAGGCGGTATGGAAGACACTAATGTCAGCCGAATATATTCTCTCCAACCACCACATCAGAGTGCTGTCAGACAACATAACCACCGTATGTTACCTGAAGCGTCAGGGGGGTACCAGGAACCCTCTACTTCTGGAGTTATCCGAAAAAATATTTCACTGGGCAGAGAGGAAAGTCCTCTCGGTGACAGCGGTCCACTTAAAGGGGGCAGAGAACTCTGCGGCAGACTTTCTAAGCAGACACTGTCTCGATGCAGGCGAATGGTGTCTAAACCGGGAAGTTTTCCTTCAAATATGCCATCAATGGGGGTTCCCACAGATAGACCTATTTGCCTCCAGAAGGAACACCCAGGTAGATCAATTCTTCTCCCTGAACCCCAGAGACAATCCGAGAGGGGTAGACGCCTTATCCCAGAAATGGGACATGGAATTAGCTTACGCCTTTCCTCCGTTTCCTTTAATTCCGCTGGTCCTGAAAAAACTAAAGGCTTGCTCAGCGACCCTTATCCTGATAGCCCCGGCCTGGCCAAAGAGAGCCTGGTTTCCGCTCTTGACGGACTTACTCCTAGAAGACCCAATAACCCTTCCAGCAAGGAAGGACCTTCTCGTTCAGGGGCCCCTGGAACACCCGAATTTCGAGAAGTTAAAGctaacagcctggatcctgaaaggcAGATCCTGAGAAGTAAAGGCCTTTCGGATAAGGTAATCTCAACCTTGCAGCAGAGCCGAAAACCGGTAACCTCTGCCATATACTTAGATATGGAAAAGGTTTTTATCATGGCTCGCAGACACTCATCCAGGAATCTCGGTCCCATCTATAGGCTGCATTCTGGACTTTTTACAGGCAGGGTTCGACCTGGGCCTAAAGCCCAGTACCCTTAAGGTCCAGATTTCGGCTTTGAGTAGTTTTCTTGACACCCCTCTGGCCGACCACAGGTGGATTAGGAGGTTTGTTAAATCGATTTCCAGGTTAAGACCCACTGTTAGACAGACGGTTCCCCCATGGGACTTAAATGTAGTCTTAGAGAGTCTTTGTAGGTCCCCCTTTGAACCTATTGACCAATTATCGGATAAAATGCTTTCCCTTAAAGCTGTCTTCTTACTAGCCATTACCACAGCTCGTAGAATTGGGGAGATTCAGGCCCTCTCCATCAGAGAACCATTCTTGAGGATTCTGGATGACAGTCATTCTGAAATTAGACCCATCTTTCTTGCCAAAAGTGGTATCACCGTTTCACAGAGAGCAGGAAATAATTCTTCCCTCCTTTTGTACCTCCCCTAAGAATGCGAAAGAAGAAAGGTTCCATTGCCTCGACGTAAGAAGAACCATTCTCGCTTACCTCCAAAGGACGGAGCCATGGAGAAGATCACAGAACCTCTTCGTTTCCTTTGGGGGGAAAGAACAGAGGCAACAAGGCCTCGAAACAAACTCTAGCCCGCTGGATCAGAGACTTGATTCGAGAGACTTACTCACAGAAAGGACTTCCTTGTCCGTTTCCCTTAAGAGCCcactccaccagagcagtcgcatCATCGTGGGCAGAGAAAGCAGATGCTTCTGTAGAGCAGATTTGCAAGGCCGCAACCTGGTCCAGTTTCTCTACATTCATTAAGCACTATAGATTAGATTCCCTGGCCAACCAGGCTGTGGTCCCCCCCCTAGTTGTTTAGCTGGTAGTTctccagtgggtactgtcatggagggacgtcctggaaacgaaggtttagtcttaccggtaaacggttttccaggagtccgacatgacagtacCCGTTATTTTCCCCCCCATAATTCTTTTCGGTTATTGCCAGGATCCTTAAAATTATCTTTCCGATGTGTGTCTAACATGGAAGTTTAATAAATACGTTGGATCCTATCTGGTGTAGTAATTGGAAAGAACACTGGTGGGAGGgtaggg
This is a stretch of genomic DNA from Bufo gargarizans isolate SCDJY-AF-19 chromosome 3, ASM1485885v1, whole genome shotgun sequence. It encodes these proteins:
- the LOC122932644 gene encoding peroxisome assembly protein 12-like: MAERGAHITTASPDDNRPSIFEVVAQESLMAAVRPALHHVVKVLAESNPARLGPLWRWFDELYTLLDLLLQQHYLSWASSSFSEHFYGLKRVSMANSNGQRTLQRKEYWGSLLLLVLVPYLRVKLEKFVNRLREEEDYSIQNPTSFSKRCYRAILASYPFVKLSWEGCFLLYQLRYILWNTSHHSPLLRLAGVQLARLTLEDLQAMDATAEKIASTQSALGVGSVLKKVLGGVSMTLSSSLSLGVFFLQFLEWWYSAENQETVKSLSSLPAPTAPIHFDLETYSPLLPKLKTVCPLCRKVRVNDTALGTSGYVFCYRCAYYYVKNHQRCPVSGYPTEVQHLIRLYTPDG